One stretch of Asterias rubens chromosome 8, eAstRub1.3, whole genome shotgun sequence DNA includes these proteins:
- the LOC117293702 gene encoding chromosome-associated kinesin KIF4-like — translation MPEGAGDQDIPVRVALRCRPLVPKEKSEGCQMCVKFIPNEPQVVLGKNKAFTYDYAFGPDILQEPVYTSAVAPLVEGIFKGLNATVLAYGQTGSGKTFSMGSGYNLTDKVAMGIIPRVIKDLFDGIDKRTDTEFLLKCTYLEIHKEDINDLLNTSLKKETLAVREDPENGIIVSGLSEIAVKTAMDLDQCLEQGSIGRTTGSTAMNSTSSRSHAIFTIIIEMRKKDDSDNYCHAKFHLVDLAGSERAKKTQAQGERLKEGININRGLLALGNVISALGDENGRRGHIPYRDSKLTRLLQDALGGNSQTLMLACISPADSNMEETLNTLRYADRARQIKNKPIVNRDPQSAELAKLRQQVQQLQVQLLQGMSIHGGSVPAEAMEGTGDLKTLLDRNRSLESQNQKLTVELQSSIDQTTHMCEKAILAEMSRDKLKQKLEELKEQTDISIGALDVTVSAADNDKASEQLDIVRTLQKKIIELEMEDKLSNAQTLFDSNSDKENSQETDASAESAEGSSSPIDATKHTLRQAQLGRELQELNKALAMKQELAQTMGQNDEKMTVMKMHYENTMRDLEKEIATLQKEREGLSSALQVAKTNTTSNKVSEQRRVRLQELSTEISKLKKKLGEQSKLVKLKERSDQTCTKLNTDILSMKQARVRLMRQLKEEGEKFRQWKAQKDKEVLQLKAKDRKRQCEFSKMTQKHEKHENVLRRKMEEAANANKRLKEALDKQKVVRQKQTSDKAKEKNMVGVAKRIKSWLDHELEVMVSVNEAKRHLGSLLADRKTLSQQLHQLQQETEDQPPQKKLATPTKAVDVHDRDITQRIKDLEMEREMRNVQISDLQQKIVDADQEEKGKSRWTEITSMVEAKCGLKWLLETCVAAKAKANTTQSDLEELKYSHTELEKESETLQETILELKADHEKQKTVMQRSHEDKVLYLLTQLSQAKSQSQPSTPIKPSLKDADDQLVKRIRFQDDQIRELSTLHEQLQETVDENDQLHKQLTLMSYSGRKQSLMPAIRSPETSPEGTPVLKKRTARQRNIPRYTIQEYFHSESENDFDNSRDSDWHLTPHIKAARGARPIITGSKKVSLEKVGCGCKGFCKSRLCSCKKSGIACSESCKCESVKCQNKGDLNASDTVTSTSSVLMNTTIVISDNEDSTIVSKKPSKPPSRVLSVLSDNLSTSSSDEFEIKPRFNRSKPTNPFLGTIGKRGPSSSVDVENTGLVRRKRKLLSSSTSGSFFKPLTDS, via the exons ATGCCAGAAGGAGCAGGGGATCAAGACATCCCCGTCCGGGTAGCCTTAAGATGCCGACCACTGGTCCCCAAAGAGAAATCAGAAGGTTGCCAGATGTGCGTCAAGTTTATTCCAAATGAACCGCAGGTCGTTCTTGGGAAAAACAAGGCTTTCACGTATGACTATGCCTTTGGGCCGGACATCTTGCAAGAGCCGGTGTATACGTCTGCTGTCGCACCCCTTGTTGAAGGAATTTTCAaag GTTTGAATGCCACCGTGCTTGCGTACGGCCAGACAGGATCTGGAAAGACTTTCTCCATGGGGAGTGGTTATAATCTAACAGACAAGGTTGCCATGGGAATCATCCCCAGAGTCATCAAGGATCTGTTTGATGGGATCGACAAGAGGACGGACACAGAGTTCCTCTTAAAGTGTACCTACCTGGAG attcaCAAAGAAGACATCAATGACTTGTTGAATACGTCGCTGAAGAAGGAAACCCTGGCAGTAAGAGAGGATCCAGAGAATGGAATCATA GTGTCCGGTCTCTCAGAGATCGCTGTGAAGACTGCCATGGATTTAGACCAATGTCTAGAGCAGGGTTCTATAGGGAGAACGACAGGATCCACTGCTATGAACAGCACGTCTAGTCGCTCTCATGCCATCTTCACCATCATCATTGAGATGAGGAAGAAAGATGACAG tgaTAACTACTGTCACGCTAAGTTCCATTTAGTGGACCTTGCTGGATCAGAGAGAGCTAAAAAGACTCAGGCACAGGGTGAAAGGTTAAAGGAAG GAATCAACATCAACCGCGGCCTCCTCGCTCTTGGTAACGTGATTAGTGCCCTCGGGGATGAGAATGGGAGAAGGGGTCACATACCATACAGAGACTCCAAACTGACTAGACTGTTACAAG ATGCTCTCGGAGGTAACAGCCAAACGTTGATGCTGGCATGCATCAGCCCAGCAGACTCCAACATGGAGGAGACTCTAAACACCCTGAGATACGCAGACAGAGCCAGACAGATCAAGAACAAACCAATCGTCAACAGGGATCCACAGTCTGCTGAGCTGGCTAAGCTTAGACAACAG GTTCAGCAACTACAGGTGCAGCTGTTGCAAGGGATGTCAATCCATGGTGGCTCAGTACCTGCTGA AGCTATGGAAGGAACCGGTGATTTGAAAACCTTACTGGACAGGAATCGTTCTCTGGAg TCTCAGAATCAGAAGCTAACTGTGGAGCTACAGTCGTCTATTGATCAGACCACTCATATGTGTGAAAAGGCAATCCTG GCCGAAATGTCCCGAGACAAACTCAAGCAGAAGTTGGAAGAGCTGAAGGAGCAGACGGACATCAGCATTGGCGCCCTCGACGTCACCGTATCGGCGGCCGACAACGACAAGGCCTCGGAACAGCTGGACATCGTCCGTACCTTGCAGAAGAAGATCATCGAGCTGGAAATGGAGGACAAACTGTCCAACGCCCAGACGTTGTTTGATAGTAACTCGGATAAGGAGAATTCTCAGGAG ACTGATGCGAGTGCTGAGTCAGCAGAGGGGTCGTCCTCTCCCATTGATGCCACCAAGCATACACTACGCCAAGCTCAGCTGGGTAGGGAGCTCCAGGAGCTCAACAAAGCTCTAGCCATGAAGCAAGAGTTAGCTCAGACCATGGGACAGAACGATGAGAAGATGACCGTCATGAAGATGCACTACGAG AACACCATGAGAGATCTGGAGAAGGAGATTGCAACACTTCAGAAGGAGAGAGAAGGCCTGTCATCAGCTCTGCAAGTAGCAAAAACAAACACTACAAGTAACAA agtgAGTGAGCAACGCCGTGTGCGACTCCAGGAGTTGTCGACAGAGATCAGCAAACTAAAGAAGAAACTCGGGGAGCAATCCAAGCTGGTGAAGCTGAAGGAGAGGAGCGATCAGACATGCACCAAACTCAACACAGATATCCTG TCGATGAAGCAAGCCAGAGTACGTCTAATGAGACAACTTAAGGAGGAAGGAGAGAAGTTCAGACAATGGAAGGCACAGAAGGACAAGGAGGTACTTCAGCTCAAGGCAAAG GATCGGAAGCGCCAGTGTGAGTTCAGCAAGATGACTCAAAAACATGAGAAACATGAGAATGTCTTACGACGGAAGATGGAGGAG GCTGCCAATGCGAATAAACGGCTGAAGGAGGCTCTTGACAAGCAGAAGGTTGTAAGACAAAAGCAGACCTCGGACAAGGCAAAGGAGAAGAACATGGTGGGAGTGGCCAAGAGGATAAAG AGCTGGCTTGATCATGAGCTTGAGGTGATGGTGAGCGTCAATGAAGCCAAACGCCATCTTGGATCTCTCCTTGCGGACCGCAAGACGCTGTCTCAACAGCTTCATCAACTCCAACAGGAGACTGAAGATCAGCCCCCTCAAAAG AAACTTGCCACCCCAACCAAGGCAGTGGACGTCCATGACCGTGACATTACGCAGCGCATTAAAGATCTGGAAATGGAGCGAGAAATGCGTAATGTCCAGATCTCTGACCTCCAGCAGAAGATCGTGGACGCAGACCAAG AGGAGAAAGGGAAGTCTAGGTGGACAGAAATAACCAGTATGGTGGAGGCTAAATGTGGTCTTAAATGGCTGCTGGAGACG TGCGTTGCTGCCAAGGCTAAAGCAAATACCACACAGAGTGACTTGGAGGAACTGAAATACAGCCACACTGAGCTTGAGAAGGAATCAGAGACTCTACAAGAAACGATCTTAGAGCTGAAAGCTGACCATGAGAAACAGAAAACTGTGATGCAGAGATCTCACGAAGACAAG GTGCTGTATCTCCTGACTCAGCTGTCGCAGGCAAAGAGTCAAAGTCAGCCAAGTACTCCAATTAAACCCTCTCTGAAAGATGCAGATGACCAGCTGGTCAAGAGAATCAGGTTTCAG GATGACCAGATTAGAGAGTTGAGCACACTGCATGAGCAGCTACAGGAGACAGTGGATGAGAATGATCAACTACACAAG CAATTGACACTGATGAGCTACTCTGGGCGTAAACAGTCCCTGATGCCCGCCATCCGGTCCCCTGAAACCTCCCCTGAGGGAACGCCAGTGCTTAAGAAGAGAACAGCCAGACAG AGAAACATTCCGAGGTACACAATTCAAGAATATTTTCATTCCGAATCTGAGAATGATTTTGATAACTCGAGGGACTCAGATTGGCACCTGACACCGCACATCAAGGCAGCACGAGGGGCACGCCCCATAATCACAGGAAGCAAAAAGGTCTCTCTAGAAAAG GTTGGGTGTGGATGCAAAGGTTTCTGCAAGTCTCGTCTCTGCAGCTGCAAAAAGAGTGGGATTGCGTGCTCTGAGAGCTGCAAATGTGAATCGGTGAAATGCCAAAACAAGGGGGATTTG AACGCAAGCGACACAGTCACCAGTACGTCCAGCGTCTTAATGAACACGACCATCGTCATATCAGATAACGAGGACTCCACCATTGTCTCAAAGAAACCGTCCAAGCCACCCAGCCGAGTTCTCTCCGTACTCAGCGATAACCTCTCGACATCAAGCAGTGACGAGTTTGAGATCAAACCCAGATTCAATAGAAGCAAGCCAACCAACCCTTTCCTTGGAACCATCGGGAAGAGGGGTCCCTCATCATCAGTTGACGTAGAGAACACGGGGCTTGTGAGACGGAAGCGGAAGCTTCTGAGTTCGTCTACGAGCGGCTCGTTCTTTAAGCCGCTCACTGATAGCTGA